Within Chelatococcus sp. HY11, the genomic segment ATCCTGTGGTCGGCGATGCTGCTTGCTATCATCGCGCGCGGCGGCGGCGCACTGTCGGTCGATCGCGCCATCGGCCGCCAGGTTTGAGAGCTCTCGCTCCGCGCAAAAAACAATGGCCGGGCATTGCCCGGCCATTTTTATCGTGAGTGGGAATGCAACTTCACCCGCCGATATTGTAGGCCGCAAGCGCCGCCATATTGACGATGTCGCTGTCCTTGGCGCCAAGCGGCACGATCTGGACAGCCTTGTCGAGGCCGACGATCAGCGGGCCGAGCACGGTCGATCCGCCGAGTTCCTGCAGCATCTTCGTAGAGATCGACGCCGAGTGGAATGCCGGCATGACCAGCACATTCGCGGGGCCGGTGAGACGGCAGAACGGATAGACGGACATGAGGTCACGGTTGAGCGCGACATCGGCCGCCATCTCGCCGTCGTATTCGAAGTCGCAGCGCCGCTTGTCGAGAATGCGCACGGCCTCCTGCACGCGCTCGGAGCGCTCCCCCTTCGGATGACCGAAGGTTGAGAACGCGAGCAGCGCGACCCGCGGTTCATAGCCCAGGCGTTTTGCGACGCCGGCCGCCTCCACCGCGATATCAGCGAGTTCCTGCGCGTTCGGCATTTCGGTGATCGCGGTATCGGCGACGAGGACGGTGCGGCCGCGCGCCAGCGCGATCGAAACGCCGATCACCCGATGTCCCGGCTTCACATCGATGACGCGGCGCACATCCTCGAGGGCGATCGAGTAGTTTCGGGTTACACCCGTCACCATCGCGTCGGCATCACCCATCGCGACCATGGCCGCGCCGAAATGGTTGCGGTCCTGGTTCACCAGCCGCTGGCAATCGCGGAACAGATAGCCCTCGCGCTGCAGCCGCTCGTAGAGGAACTGCGCATAGACCGCGTTGCGATGGGACAGGCGCGCGTTGTGGATCTCGATGCCGTTGCGGCCGCTGAGATCGATGCCGGCGAGCGAGGCGGTCTCCCGCACACGGTCCTCACGTCCAACCAGGATCGCGGTACCCAGCCCCTGGTTGACGAAGGAGGCGGCCGCGCGGATGACCTGCTCCTCCTCGCCCTCCGCGAAGACCACGCGCTTCGGGGAGCGTCGCACCCGCTCGAACACGCGGTTGAGCGTGCCGGCGACGGGATCGCGCCGCGCGGACAGTTGAGCCTTGTAGACGCGCATGTCGGTGATCGGCCGACGGGCGACACCGGTTTCCATTGCCGCTTTTGCGACCGCCGGCGGGATGACGTGGATGAGGCGCGGGTCGAACGGCACGGGGATGATGTAGTCACGCCCGAAACGCGGACGCGCGCCCTGATAGGCGGCGGCCACCTCGTCCGGCACGTCCTCACGCGCCAGGGCCGCCAAGGCCTCGGCCGCCGCGATCTTCATCTCCATGTTGATGGTCGTCGCGTGCACATCGAGCGCGCCGCGGAAGATGTAGGGGAAACCGAGGACGTTGTTGACCTGGTTCACATAATCGGAGCGACCGGTGGCCATGATGGCGTCGTCGCGGATGGCGGCGACTTCTTCCGGCGTAATCTCCGGATCGGGGTTCGCCATCGCGAAGATGATCGGG encodes:
- a CDS encoding NADP-dependent malic enzyme; translated protein: MNDKKRVSRPTFTDQEALQFHSQGRPGKLEVVATKPMATQRDLSLAYSPGVAVPVRAIAENPSLAFDYTTRGNLVAVISNGTAILGLGNLGALASKPVMEGKAVLFKRFADVDSIDLEVDTEDAETFINCVRYLGPSFGGINLEDIKAPECFIIEEKLRELMDIPVFHDDQHGTAIIAAAGLVNALHLTNRDVKNTKLVVNGAGSAGIACIELLKAMGFAPNNVILCDTKGVIYRGRTEGMNQWKSAHAAETSDRTLADAMRGADAVFGLSAKGALTAEMVASMAPNPIIFAMANPDPEITPEEVAAIRDDAIMATGRSDYVNQVNNVLGFPYIFRGALDVHATTINMEMKIAAAEALAALAREDVPDEVAAAYQGARPRFGRDYIIPVPFDPRLIHVIPPAVAKAAMETGVARRPITDMRVYKAQLSARRDPVAGTLNRVFERVRRSPKRVVFAEGEEEQVIRAAASFVNQGLGTAILVGREDRVRETASLAGIDLSGRNGIEIHNARLSHRNAVYAQFLYERLQREGYLFRDCQRLVNQDRNHFGAAMVAMGDADAMVTGVTRNYSIALEDVRRVIDVKPGHRVIGVSIALARGRTVLVADTAITEMPNAQELADIAVEAAGVAKRLGYEPRVALLAFSTFGHPKGERSERVQEAVRILDKRRCDFEYDGEMAADVALNRDLMSVYPFCRLTGPANVLVMPAFHSASISTKMLQELGGSTVLGPLIVGLDKAVQIVPLGAKDSDIVNMAALAAYNIGG